From a single Spongiibacter taiwanensis genomic region:
- a CDS encoding MarC family protein, protein MALSGLLESVSISVATFFAMVGPIDVAIMFAALSGGMTEAARRRAAIPAVLIATGILLAFALLGEWVLNMMGISLAALRTAGGVLLLLIGIELVSAKSSGATGATREETREAEQSEDISVFPLATPLIAGPGAIGAVILLMAHAEGHLLEQAGVVASLVFIMAITLVCLLLASQLQDRLGVTGAHMISRVFGVLLCALAVQFLFDGIAESGLLPAISPS, encoded by the coding sequence ATGGCGTTGAGCGGCTTGCTAGAAAGCGTTTCGATTTCTGTCGCAACCTTTTTTGCGATGGTTGGCCCCATCGATGTGGCAATTATGTTTGCCGCCTTGTCAGGGGGGATGACCGAAGCGGCACGGCGCCGGGCGGCGATTCCCGCGGTATTGATCGCCACCGGGATTTTGCTTGCCTTTGCGCTGCTCGGAGAGTGGGTTCTCAATATGATGGGGATTTCGTTGGCGGCATTGCGCACGGCAGGTGGCGTGCTCCTGCTGTTGATTGGTATCGAGTTGGTTTCGGCCAAATCCTCGGGCGCAACTGGTGCTACCCGTGAGGAGACTCGGGAGGCTGAACAGAGTGAGGATATCAGTGTTTTCCCGCTGGCAACGCCGCTGATCGCCGGCCCCGGTGCCATTGGTGCGGTCATTCTGCTGATGGCCCACGCCGAGGGGCACTTGCTGGAGCAGGCCGGTGTGGTTGCCAGCCTGGTCTTTATTATGGCCATCACCCTGGTTTGTTTGCTGCTTGCCAGTCAACTGCAGGACCGACTGGGGGTAACGGGTGCCCACATGATCAGCCGGGTCTTCGGCGTGCTGTTATGCGCATTGGCGGTGCAGTTCCTGTTTGATGGTATCGCGGAGAGCGGTTTGCTGCCTGCGATTAGCCCCTCCTGA